A window of the Pseudoalteromonas sp. A25 genome harbors these coding sequences:
- a CDS encoding non-ribosomal peptide synthetase — protein MSITFWQNQFVDLDALSVADPCEDEAHIAAYGDSHAVNLSDKEVLSIRQLLVQTNRCLRTVLVLNYYLTLRVLSAQTRFAIGINYTHPQSPLKYSPLVCDLPMDISVGQALENLEKLESRVFKHSARATEKALLQAANAAGVESLYQATLSVLHDPLPVQSNDCWQIQAVEQGEAIDIQIVCPTQYSQSGLALFASCFAQTLHSLVSCPEQCLAEINCVAHEQQSKLLKDWQGNIVNWPQSDTLVSQLERSASLWPHRTAVIFQNQSISYQQLHQQADKLASYICSELSKNRSAHQFDGQSIVALLMDKSVDMVIAILAVLKAGAAYVPISPKFPAQRRQFILEDTRSALVLTQSHYLQWIDGERYQSLALDSADFWSCIQASQVSTTAHPEQLAYVMYTSGTTGQPKGVMISHKSVVNLINCQRQAFAFSEQDTSIWLANYIFDVSVEHFFLTLTSGACLVVPTEQQIAEPSCIKSLLQKEKVTHFEATPTYLSAMGALEAPYLKTVITGGEACTKDVQMLWQAKLVNGYGVTEATVTQTQRIGRTDTGRMNNIGKPLANTQIYILSQNLKLLPIGAPGDLYIGGAGLAQGYLNRPELNQEKFIANPFTVQSDSANFSNILYKTGDRARWLENGDIEYLGREDFQVKIRGYRIELGEIEAVITAQPEIESAAVIDRLRGQIKYLAAYYVLKAGCCLDSKQLKARLKQTLPEYMVPTTYTVVEHIPITINGKLDRRALPEPQHSTEAHIAQPTSELEVQLKSLWLQVLSLPEIGIHEDFFAQGGDSITALKLLGLCQQQFSTALSLAQLYQHPTIALLAQQLSQTSSVVEIPRASGQKLSYAQQRMLFIEQFEGGTDAYHLPFFTQLTDDADLALLEQAIQQLCERHPVLNSCYCHAEDIVRAELKEVTYPIHIARIELDSEQLLVARVNEDYQRPFNLQNTAPMRVFCYQVHQQRFLFIVWHHIAFDGWSEPLFFNELALIYHALQTASEAKLPELPICYSDYAQFQHSEQQQQLMQQQLAYWQRQLAGCEPLALTTDFPRPAKFDYQGATHAFAIEPNLTRQLRCIASANKTTLYTVMMACAFATFYGQTGQNDIIIGTPTDNRHLPQTHSLIGFFVNSLALRLTMSQDMSLLDLIRQLHHVIMQAKQNQDVPFEQVVQALCDTRDTARHPLFQVMFSVVPPDNTNEHGLLPFASKGEVVEIQESAKFDLDIAVTDHNTHLTGKLVYSKSLFCELRMQWLVQSYLDVLGQFADDLSIELQQLNWLPQAHTQQLISWNTTQSPYPKNTSLSQQIDDTAAQRADAIALCFGDTQVTYAQMTKWVTTLALQIREQYQKSYGVALSANTFVALQFDKSIEMVIAILAVLKAGGAYVPLSPDFPAQRRQFILEDTQAALLLCTQDHQAALASTSVPIIPVSCAALEKADCIEQFDLTCQASDLAYVIYTSGTTGNPKGVMLTHENVTVLVASQTQAFDFSANERVLWLANYIFDVSVEHLFLTLINGACLVIPSQSHIVQPDLIRTMLVEQKITHFEATPTYLSALGKVSSVFLKRVITGGEACTAEVAQFWGDLLINSYGVTEATVTQLQKLEKTPFDSIQNLGKPLANTQLFILNEQGKLAPLGAIGELVVAGELVAQGYLNRPELNEQRFVSQFSYTNSDDLEALKAYKTGDLARWLPSGEIEYHGRNDFQVKIRGYRIELGEIEAALCKLQQVQQAVVIEVNNGQNPFLAAYIVPTAEHNCDEGAILAQLSEQLPSYMVPSTLTLVASIAQTLNGKVDRKALPKPAYQMKTQTIAPRNELEHSLYEIWQQILNADSFGVTDNFFALGGHSLSIAKLKVLIKDRLDTEVELKALFDNSTIAKQAKLLRSLEGQEAEPRVQQGVTLPALTTQKWHVNESFPLSYQQVVFWLINDANIGTVNNTQCIEIKSVIDVACLQQVLQKLCTHHDALQVEIDLKKPLQKMRDSVAPINLQIIDCQNKTPSQLAQVYDTLERVRIEPFDLTNPPLLVAYLLQFSSDEHVLFLCAPHIIFDGAALTIFARHIEQCYFSTLKNQKWPLSLNNAGLRDFVYWERAAYHACQDDITAFWQSALQGLHYPVFPPHYQAEQLQLQTALVSLSEVQLDKLKNYAQLHGASIQMLLNTLIGMSLSEVTSNSEFCITHVMENRYDAQMSDLIALLAGESALPIRVSQARSVAKLLKSVKQHTIAALEYPVISSVMLDAIIEQGRWQEVPSFYKWMLRAGSRLFSWYFKSAQIYPDYLQEMMAVDDIPKWIRKLMTEQRQSQTYRGFREAPPISVNILQDFAQVQATSELQTWHHDASVTKTLEQYCDESLQLEEQINECDNAIWGATLEFECTRSDTRQPCIKISARSLNRDALDALRCELALQIEALCQESSTCLPANEKKEEHKC, from the coding sequence ATGAGTATCACCTTTTGGCAAAACCAGTTCGTTGATCTTGATGCTTTGAGTGTTGCGGATCCGTGTGAAGATGAAGCACACATTGCGGCATATGGTGATAGTCACGCTGTTAATTTAAGCGATAAAGAAGTGCTTTCAATTAGGCAGTTGTTGGTGCAAACGAATCGTTGTTTGCGTACGGTGCTGGTGCTTAACTATTATCTCACTTTAAGGGTTTTGTCGGCACAAACTCGGTTTGCCATTGGTATAAACTACACGCATCCTCAGTCGCCTTTAAAGTACAGTCCACTTGTATGTGACTTGCCTATGGATATCAGCGTCGGGCAGGCACTAGAGAACTTAGAAAAGCTCGAAAGCAGGGTATTTAAACACAGTGCAAGAGCGACAGAAAAAGCGCTTTTACAAGCTGCGAATGCTGCGGGTGTCGAGTCACTTTATCAAGCAACCTTGAGTGTATTACACGACCCATTGCCAGTGCAGAGCAACGATTGTTGGCAAATACAAGCTGTTGAGCAAGGTGAGGCTATTGATATTCAGATAGTTTGTCCGACTCAATATAGCCAATCAGGCTTAGCGTTGTTTGCGAGTTGTTTTGCACAGACATTGCACAGTTTAGTGAGCTGCCCAGAGCAATGTTTGGCAGAAATTAATTGTGTAGCGCATGAGCAACAGAGCAAGCTACTTAAAGATTGGCAAGGTAATATTGTTAATTGGCCGCAAAGTGACACATTGGTGAGCCAACTAGAGCGCTCGGCTTCACTGTGGCCGCACCGTACTGCGGTTATTTTTCAAAACCAATCGATCAGCTACCAGCAATTGCATCAGCAAGCCGATAAACTCGCAAGCTACATTTGTAGCGAACTCAGCAAAAACCGCTCAGCACACCAGTTTGATGGGCAAAGCATCGTGGCGCTGCTGATGGATAAAAGCGTAGATATGGTGATTGCTATTCTCGCTGTGCTGAAGGCGGGCGCGGCTTATGTGCCGATTTCGCCTAAGTTCCCTGCTCAGCGACGTCAATTTATACTCGAAGATACACGCAGTGCATTGGTGTTAACTCAATCACATTATCTGCAGTGGATAGATGGCGAACGTTACCAATCATTAGCACTGGATAGTGCGGATTTTTGGAGCTGTATTCAGGCTAGCCAGGTGTCTACAACAGCTCATCCAGAGCAGTTAGCTTATGTGATGTACACTTCGGGTACAACAGGGCAGCCTAAAGGAGTCATGATAAGCCATAAAAGTGTGGTTAATTTGATTAACTGTCAGCGCCAAGCGTTTGCCTTTTCTGAGCAAGATACATCAATTTGGCTAGCCAACTATATTTTTGATGTATCTGTAGAGCACTTTTTCTTAACGCTAACGAGTGGCGCTTGTTTGGTTGTGCCAACTGAGCAGCAGATAGCGGAACCCAGTTGTATTAAATCATTGTTGCAAAAAGAAAAGGTCACCCACTTTGAAGCAACCCCGACTTATCTAAGCGCCATGGGCGCGCTTGAGGCCCCATATTTAAAAACAGTGATCACCGGTGGGGAGGCGTGTACCAAAGATGTACAAATGCTTTGGCAAGCAAAGTTAGTTAATGGGTATGGTGTGACCGAAGCAACGGTAACGCAAACTCAACGGATTGGTAGAACCGATACTGGGCGCATGAATAATATCGGCAAACCACTGGCTAACACGCAAATATATATTTTGTCGCAGAACTTAAAGCTGCTACCCATTGGCGCACCAGGAGACTTGTATATCGGCGGTGCTGGGTTGGCACAAGGCTACCTAAACCGCCCAGAGCTAAACCAAGAAAAATTCATAGCCAATCCTTTTACAGTGCAAAGTGACAGCGCTAACTTTTCTAATATTTTATATAAAACCGGCGATAGAGCACGTTGGCTGGAAAATGGTGATATTGAGTATCTTGGTCGTGAAGACTTTCAGGTAAAAATTCGTGGATACCGTATTGAACTGGGTGAAATTGAAGCGGTTATAACTGCGCAGCCGGAAATCGAAAGTGCCGCTGTAATTGACCGACTACGTGGACAAATCAAGTATTTGGCTGCTTATTATGTGCTTAAAGCTGGTTGTTGCTTAGACAGTAAGCAGCTCAAAGCACGTTTAAAGCAGACGTTACCAGAGTATATGGTACCTACCACTTACACAGTTGTTGAGCATATTCCAATCACAATAAATGGTAAATTAGATAGACGAGCTCTGCCTGAACCACAGCACAGCACTGAAGCGCACATTGCACAGCCCACAAGCGAATTAGAAGTACAACTTAAATCATTGTGGCTGCAAGTATTGTCATTACCAGAAATTGGTATTCACGAAGACTTTTTTGCACAAGGAGGTGACTCGATCACTGCGCTTAAGCTATTGGGCCTATGCCAACAGCAGTTTTCCACAGCGTTATCGTTGGCTCAGTTGTATCAACACCCTACGATTGCGTTGTTGGCACAGCAACTTAGCCAAACGAGCAGCGTGGTAGAGATCCCGCGTGCCAGCGGGCAAAAATTGTCCTATGCACAGCAGCGCATGTTGTTTATCGAGCAGTTTGAAGGAGGCACGGATGCTTATCACCTGCCATTTTTTACCCAATTAACTGACGATGCTGATTTAGCATTGTTAGAACAAGCCATACAGCAGCTGTGCGAGCGTCATCCTGTGTTGAATAGTTGCTATTGTCACGCTGAAGATATCGTACGTGCTGAGTTAAAAGAAGTCACATACCCAATACACATCGCACGCATAGAACTTGACAGTGAACAGTTGCTCGTAGCGAGAGTGAATGAAGACTATCAGCGACCTTTTAATTTGCAAAACACAGCGCCAATGCGAGTATTTTGTTATCAGGTGCACCAGCAGCGGTTCTTGTTTATTGTCTGGCACCATATTGCCTTCGATGGTTGGTCAGAGCCGTTGTTTTTTAATGAACTGGCATTGATTTATCATGCGCTACAAACCGCATCAGAGGCAAAGCTGCCAGAATTGCCAATTTGTTATAGTGACTATGCGCAATTTCAACACAGCGAACAACAACAGCAATTGATGCAGCAACAGCTCGCTTATTGGCAACGTCAGTTAGCAGGGTGTGAGCCGCTGGCATTGACAACCGACTTTCCTCGTCCTGCAAAATTTGATTATCAAGGAGCAACACATGCATTTGCAATTGAGCCGAATTTAACCAGGCAATTAAGGTGTATTGCATCTGCAAACAAGACAACTTTATATACGGTGATGATGGCATGTGCGTTTGCTACCTTTTATGGTCAAACAGGCCAAAATGATATAATAATCGGCACGCCGACAGATAATCGTCATTTGCCGCAAACCCATTCGTTGATTGGCTTTTTTGTTAATAGCTTGGCGCTGCGGCTCACTATGTCGCAAGACATGTCGCTGCTGGATTTAATTCGCCAGCTTCATCATGTGATCATGCAAGCAAAACAAAATCAAGACGTGCCATTTGAGCAGGTGGTGCAGGCGCTCTGCGATACTAGAGATACCGCTCGTCATCCCCTTTTTCAAGTGATGTTTAGTGTGGTGCCACCCGATAATACCAATGAACACGGTTTATTGCCTTTTGCCAGCAAAGGTGAGGTGGTGGAAATACAAGAGTCGGCGAAGTTTGACTTAGACATCGCAGTGACCGATCACAATACGCATCTAACCGGTAAATTGGTATATAGCAAGTCACTGTTTTGTGAGCTGCGAATGCAATGGTTAGTGCAAAGCTACTTAGATGTGTTGGGGCAGTTCGCGGATGATCTGAGTATTGAGTTACAACAACTTAATTGGTTGCCACAAGCGCATACACAACAATTAATAAGTTGGAATACCACACAATCACCATACCCAAAAAATACATCATTGTCGCAGCAAATAGATGATACTGCAGCACAACGGGCCGATGCCATTGCGCTGTGTTTTGGTGATACCCAAGTGACTTATGCACAGATGACTAAGTGGGTTACGACACTTGCGCTACAGATCCGTGAGCAGTATCAGAAAAGCTATGGGGTAGCGCTCAGTGCGAATACGTTTGTTGCGCTGCAGTTTGATAAAAGTATTGAAATGGTTATCGCGATTTTGGCTGTATTGAAGGCCGGGGGGGCATATGTTCCCCTATCGCCTGATTTTCCAGCGCAAAGACGCCAGTTTATTCTTGAAGATACACAAGCCGCTTTGCTGTTGTGTACGCAAGATCACCAAGCGGCATTGGCCAGTACATCAGTGCCCATTATACCTGTTAGCTGTGCCGCGCTTGAAAAAGCGGATTGCATCGAGCAATTTGATTTAACATGTCAAGCAAGTGATTTGGCCTATGTGATCTACACATCAGGTACGACGGGTAACCCAAAAGGAGTGATGCTTACGCACGAAAACGTGACGGTTTTAGTTGCATCGCAAACTCAAGCTTTTGATTTTAGTGCAAATGAACGCGTGCTGTGGCTGGCAAATTATATTTTTGATGTCTCTGTTGAGCATTTATTTTTGACCCTTATCAATGGCGCTTGCTTGGTTATACCCAGTCAATCTCATATTGTGCAGCCTGATCTGATCCGTACCATGCTCGTTGAGCAAAAAATTACACATTTTGAAGCAACCCCGACTTACTTAAGTGCACTGGGTAAAGTCTCATCGGTGTTTTTAAAAAGAGTGATCACCGGTGGTGAAGCATGTACTGCTGAGGTTGCCCAGTTTTGGGGCGACTTACTAATCAATAGTTATGGGGTGACTGAAGCTACCGTAACTCAGCTGCAAAAATTGGAGAAAACGCCATTTGATAGTATCCAAAATCTGGGTAAGCCATTAGCCAATACCCAGCTATTTATTTTGAATGAGCAAGGTAAGCTTGCCCCTTTGGGGGCGATCGGCGAACTTGTGGTTGCCGGGGAGCTGGTGGCGCAGGGGTATTTAAATCGCCCAGAACTTAACGAGCAGCGTTTTGTTAGCCAGTTTTCTTACACTAATAGCGATGACTTAGAAGCACTCAAAGCCTATAAAACGGGTGATCTGGCTAGGTGGCTACCCAGTGGTGAGATTGAATATCATGGCCGCAATGACTTTCAAGTAAAGATCAGAGGATATCGTATCGAGCTTGGTGAGATAGAAGCGGCATTGTGTAAATTGCAGCAAGTGCAACAGGCCGTCGTTATTGAGGTGAACAATGGGCAAAACCCATTTTTAGCCGCTTACATTGTGCCTACAGCTGAGCATAACTGTGATGAAGGAGCGATACTTGCACAGCTTTCTGAGCAGCTCCCCAGTTATATGGTACCAAGCACCCTTACCTTGGTGGCGAGTATTGCACAAACTTTAAATGGTAAAGTAGATAGAAAAGCGCTGCCGAAACCTGCATATCAGATGAAAACGCAGACTATTGCGCCACGTAATGAGTTAGAACACAGCCTATACGAAATTTGGCAGCAGATCCTAAATGCGGATAGCTTTGGCGTGACAGATAACTTTTTTGCCTTGGGCGGACATTCGTTAAGTATTGCCAAACTCAAGGTGTTGATCAAAGACCGGCTAGATACCGAGGTTGAACTCAAAGCACTCTTTGACAACAGTACGATTGCAAAACAGGCAAAACTGCTGCGTTCACTTGAGGGGCAAGAAGCAGAACCGCGTGTGCAACAAGGCGTTACTTTGCCTGCGCTAACGACGCAAAAATGGCATGTAAATGAGTCTTTTCCGTTGTCTTACCAGCAGGTGGTATTTTGGCTAATTAACGATGCCAATATTGGTACTGTAAATAATACACAATGTATTGAAATTAAGTCGGTTATTGATGTAGCGTGCTTACAACAAGTATTACAAAAACTGTGTACACACCACGACGCCTTGCAAGTTGAGATTGACTTGAAAAAGCCTTTGCAAAAAATGCGTGACAGCGTTGCGCCTATAAATTTGCAAATAATTGATTGCCAAAATAAAACACCAAGCCAATTAGCCCAAGTCTATGACACATTAGAAAGGGTCCGTATAGAGCCTTTTGATTTAACCAATCCGCCGCTGTTGGTTGCGTATTTATTGCAGTTTTCATCGGATGAACATGTGCTTTTCTTGTGCGCACCACATATTATTTTTGATGGTGCCGCCCTGACGATTTTTGCGCGACATATCGAGCAATGTTACTTCAGCACGCTTAAAAACCAGAAGTGGCCTTTATCACTCAATAACGCTGGCTTGAGAGATTTTGTGTACTGGGAGCGAGCCGCCTACCACGCTTGCCAAGATGATATTACTGCGTTTTGGCAAAGTGCATTGCAAGGTCTTCACTACCCAGTATTTCCACCGCATTATCAAGCTGAGCAGTTACAGTTGCAAACGGCTTTAGTGAGCTTAAGTGAAGTGCAGCTGGATAAACTTAAAAATTATGCGCAGCTACATGGTGCTAGCATACAAATGCTCTTGAATACTTTGATTGGTATGAGTTTATCTGAGGTTACTTCAAACTCAGAGTTTTGCATAACTCATGTGATGGAGAACCGCTACGATGCACAGATGAGCGACCTCATCGCGCTATTGGCTGGCGAAAGTGCGTTGCCTATTCGGGTATCTCAAGCACGCAGTGTTGCGAAGTTACTCAAAAGTGTTAAGCAGCACACCATTGCGGCACTTGAATATCCGGTGATCTCTTCGGTTATGCTCGATGCCATCATAGAGCAAGGCCGCTGGCAAGAGGTGCCCAGCTTTTACAAGTGGATGCTTAGGGCTGGAAGTCGCTTGTTCAGTTGGTACTTTAAATCGGCGCAAATTTACCCTGATTATTTGCAAGAAATGATGGCTGTGGATGATATCCCTAAATGGATCCGAAAGCTGATGACAGAACAGCGCCAAAGCCAAACTTATCGGGGATTTCGTGAAGCGCCACCGATTTCAGTCAATATTTTGCAGGATTTTGCTCAAGTGCAAGCAACCAGCGAATTGCAAACTTGGCATCATGATGCATCGGTCACAAAGACTTTAGAGCAGTATTGTGATGAGTCTTTGCAACTAGAAGAGCAAATCAATGAGTGTGATAACGCAATTTGGGGGGCTACGCTTGAATTTGAGTGTACGCGAAGTGATACGCGACAGCCTTGTATAAAAATAAGCGCTCGTAGCTTAAACCGCGATGCATTGGATGCCTTAAGGTGTGAGCTTGCATTACAAATAGAGGCACTTTGTCAGGAAAGTAGTACCTGCCTGCCAGCGAATGAAAAGAAAGAGGAGCACAAATGTTAA
- a CDS encoding alpha/beta hydrolase family protein, with protein sequence MLRKDNGVRLNDKGGDVYARWSLYVAIVGLVLILLVMLDRAPYEKLAQDFTVANSTRAGSLILPTNIETPRAVMIFVHGDGAMGRSAFGYYYPLWQRFAKQGIASYSWDKAGVGGSDGNWLNQDMQSRAQEIDEAIAKVRQQALLKDVPIGLIGFSQAGWVMPKALKESSQIAFAVFVSTPVNWLKQSEFLTQVRLQREGVDGDEKQQHMTQAQQISMLIAQGENHSAYLDYLAQTDPDAVGSAMSPERYQFVQKNILADSQQDLAQVTQPLFVAFGEHDSNVNVPYNVQQYQHIFANRAAQLQLNVYQNANHTMLKNSEFGHLSPSLWWLIKMSLWEEDGFSEPFVEDVTLWLNTQLTQLASQQTQQLGAAQ encoded by the coding sequence ATGTTAAGGAAAGATAATGGGGTGAGATTGAACGATAAGGGGGGTGATGTGTATGCGCGTTGGAGCTTATACGTGGCGATAGTCGGCCTTGTTTTGATTTTGCTTGTGATGCTCGACCGTGCTCCGTATGAGAAGTTAGCGCAAGACTTTACAGTTGCAAACTCAACTCGTGCTGGTTCGTTAATATTACCAACCAATATCGAAACGCCTCGCGCTGTGATGATATTTGTACACGGTGATGGTGCTATGGGACGCAGTGCTTTTGGGTATTACTACCCGCTGTGGCAACGATTCGCCAAACAAGGGATCGCCTCATACTCTTGGGACAAAGCAGGAGTTGGCGGCTCCGACGGCAACTGGCTTAACCAAGATATGCAAAGTCGCGCCCAAGAAATAGATGAAGCCATTGCGAAGGTGCGTCAGCAAGCGTTGCTCAAAGACGTTCCAATAGGATTGATTGGCTTTTCACAAGCTGGGTGGGTCATGCCCAAAGCACTAAAAGAATCTTCTCAAATCGCATTTGCTGTTTTTGTATCTACGCCCGTGAACTGGTTAAAACAAAGCGAGTTTTTAACACAGGTGAGGCTACAAAGAGAGGGGGTTGATGGTGATGAGAAGCAACAACACATGACCCAAGCACAACAGATCTCCATGTTGATAGCACAAGGTGAAAACCACAGCGCATACTTAGACTATTTAGCGCAAACAGACCCCGATGCGGTCGGATCCGCAATGAGCCCTGAGCGCTATCAATTTGTGCAAAAGAATATTCTTGCTGACTCGCAACAGGATTTAGCGCAGGTTACACAGCCGCTATTTGTTGCTTTTGGTGAGCATGATAGCAATGTCAATGTGCCCTATAACGTACAGCAATATCAGCACATATTTGCCAATCGAGCTGCGCAGTTACAGCTTAATGTCTATCAAAATGCAAACCACACAATGCTGAAAAATAGTGAGTTCGGACACCTATCTCCCTCGTTATGGTGGCTAATAAAAATGTCGTTATGGGAAGAAGATGGCTTTTCAGAGCCGTTTGTGGAAGACGTTACTTTGTGGCTCAACACACAGTTAACGCAGTTAGCCTCGCAACAAACTCAACAATTAGGAGCTGCACAATGA
- a CDS encoding acyltransferase family protein — MISKTIRGRVHYLDNLRAYIMWLGVVIHVAMLQMVSDTPQRLREPELSEWADMLVFSIHSFRMPLFFILSGFFVAAILGRKGLGETIRLRLVRIGIPLLIFGPVISYSLGSIIVEYLQLMQTSGAEIDQDWLVQAQDHRFNFAHLWFLYYLFICHIILLPLFYKLSLSNSLRLKRCRYWASHPVAIMFYAVMIAYVDSHFERGMIPADGKLIPNPLQLLHYIPYFCFGFMMYKFRRLWLNHYQRCWGRYTLLGCVMMVATLVVIEPLLYAPGTQVDNFLVAYCYGLWGWFWSFALFGFFKHWLSSYKSWLRYLSDSAYWVYIVHLPIVLLVSYALYHYEWAFYVKMLVNIALTSAVSLLSYHLFVRYTWLGLLLNGKRRSRKWPKRQNTAKLGEA, encoded by the coding sequence ATGATAAGCAAGACAATACGTGGCCGAGTCCATTATTTGGATAATTTACGCGCCTATATTATGTGGCTGGGGGTGGTTATTCATGTTGCTATGTTGCAAATGGTCTCTGATACGCCGCAGCGACTCAGGGAACCTGAACTGAGTGAGTGGGCTGATATGCTGGTTTTTTCGATTCATAGTTTTCGAATGCCGCTTTTCTTTATTTTGTCTGGCTTTTTTGTTGCTGCTATTTTGGGCAGAAAAGGGTTAGGTGAAACCATTCGCCTGCGTTTAGTACGGATCGGTATTCCGCTATTAATTTTTGGCCCAGTCATTTCTTACTCTCTTGGCTCAATCATTGTTGAGTATTTGCAGCTTATGCAAACCAGTGGCGCAGAGATTGATCAAGATTGGTTAGTGCAAGCGCAAGACCATCGCTTTAATTTCGCCCATTTATGGTTTTTATATTATTTGTTTATCTGCCACATTATTTTATTACCATTATTTTATAAGTTGTCTTTGAGTAACTCATTGCGCTTAAAACGTTGTCGTTATTGGGCCAGTCACCCAGTTGCTATTATGTTTTACGCGGTCATGATTGCCTATGTTGATAGCCATTTTGAGCGGGGTATGATCCCCGCAGATGGTAAACTGATCCCGAACCCTTTGCAGCTGTTGCACTATATTCCTTATTTTTGTTTTGGTTTTATGATGTACAAATTTAGACGGCTTTGGCTCAATCATTACCAACGGTGTTGGGGGCGCTATACCTTATTGGGATGTGTCATGATGGTTGCAACCTTGGTTGTCATTGAGCCATTGCTTTACGCGCCAGGTACGCAGGTTGATAATTTTTTGGTGGCCTACTGTTACGGTCTTTGGGGTTGGTTTTGGAGTTTTGCGCTATTTGGGTTTTTTAAGCATTGGCTCAGTAGCTATAAAAGTTGGTTGCGATACTTATCGGATAGTGCGTATTGGGTATACATCGTACATTTACCCATTGTATTGTTGGTGAGTTACGCCTTATATCATTATGAGTGGGCGTTTTATGTAAAAATGCTCGTCAACATAGCTTTGACCTCAGCAGTGTCATTACTTAGTTATCATCTATTCGTTCGTTACACTTGGCTTGGTTTACTGCTCAATGGTAAACGTAGATCTCGTAAGTGGCCTAAAAGGCAAAACACGGCAAAGCTGGGTGAAGCGTAG